The following coding sequences are from one Deinococcus apachensis DSM 19763 window:
- a CDS encoding TMEM175 family protein codes for MTGRRFLTSLRLDTLFDGVFAITLTLLVLDVRPPEELGPGGLLPVLRGLGPELASYVVSFALLSVFWLGHHLGGSLVVRSDFAHAALNLLALLVVALVPFSAALIGRHPGEPLAYTVFGTHVAALSVLFLLNWRHCSRGHRLVEANLPPRIISRITQMGVEATVGYLLLIPVAFFAARWSLILYFLLIPVALVELARLARLIEGLPAGGVEGGLERKDGASQGVG; via the coding sequence ATGACGGGGCGGCGGTTCCTGACCAGCCTGCGGCTCGACACGCTCTTCGACGGCGTGTTCGCCATCACCCTCACCCTGCTCGTGCTTGACGTTCGCCCGCCCGAGGAGCTGGGGCCGGGCGGCCTCCTCCCCGTCCTGCGCGGCCTGGGGCCGGAGCTGGCGAGCTACGTGGTCAGCTTCGCGCTGCTGAGCGTGTTCTGGCTGGGGCATCACCTGGGAGGCAGCCTGGTCGTGCGCTCGGACTTCGCGCACGCGGCGCTCAACCTGCTCGCCCTGCTCGTGGTCGCGCTTGTCCCGTTCTCGGCGGCGCTGATCGGGCGACACCCGGGCGAGCCGCTCGCGTACACCGTCTTCGGCACCCACGTGGCCGCCCTGTCCGTGCTCTTCTTGCTGAACTGGCGGCACTGCTCGCGGGGGCACCGGCTGGTCGAGGCGAACCTGCCTCCCCGCATCATCTCGCGCATCACGCAGATGGGTGTGGAGGCCACCGTCGGCTACCTCCTGCTGATTCCCGTCGCGTTTTTCGCGGCGCGTTGGAGCCTGATCCTCTACTTCCTGCTGATCCCCGTCGCCCTGGTCGAACTCGCCCGGCTGGCGCGGCTGATCGAGGGACTTCCGGCGGGCGGGGTAGAGGGGGGGCTGGAGCGGAAGGACGGGGCCTCGCAAGGAGTGGGGTAG
- the uvrB gene encoding excinuclease ABC subunit UvrB has translation MLRVQSDFKPSGDQPTAIRSLVDGLGSGLRFQTLLGATGTGKTYSMAKVIEETGRPALIMAPNKILTAQLASEFREFFPDAAVEFFISYYDYYQPEAYVPGKDLFIEKDASINQEIERLRHSTTRSLLTRRDTIVVASVSCIYGLGDPAEYRALNLILKVGEKVGRDEILGRLVTMQYERNDIEMAPGRFRAKGDTVEVWPSYDEQPLRIELWGDDVDRIQVVHPMTGDKLGDLDATIVYPAKHYVSSAGNIERAIVTIQEELDQRLDYFKSVGKLLEAQRLKERTLYDLEMLKVLGYCSGIENYSRHIDGRTPGATPYTMLDYFPDDFITFIDESHVTVPQIGGMANGDRARKQTLVDYGFRLPSAMDNRPLNFDEFLSKTGQTVFVSATPGPFEREVSDSVADQIIRPTGLVDPPVTVRPIQGQIEDLLGRVRERANKGERTLVTTLTKRMSEDLTEYLLEKGVKARYMHSDIDSVERQVIIRDLRLGHYDVLVGINLLREGLDLPEVSLVAILDADKPGFLRSERALIQTIGRAARNVNGEVVLYGDTMTPAMESAMEETRRRREKQIAFNEEHGITPTTVVKGVRNVIRGEEVEGEISSETVGDDRDALTAQLTDLELDMWQASEDLDFERAASLRDQIRAIEAKLQGKEFKQATVPGQKVRRKGRR, from the coding sequence ATGCTACGGGTCCAGTCCGACTTCAAACCGTCCGGAGACCAGCCGACCGCCATTCGCAGTCTGGTGGATGGGCTGGGGTCGGGCCTTCGGTTTCAGACACTATTAGGGGCCACAGGTACGGGAAAAACGTACTCTATGGCGAAGGTCATCGAGGAAACAGGCCGCCCCGCCCTCATCATGGCCCCTAACAAAATCCTCACCGCCCAGCTCGCCTCCGAGTTCCGCGAGTTCTTCCCCGACGCGGCGGTGGAGTTCTTCATCTCGTACTACGACTACTACCAGCCCGAAGCGTACGTGCCCGGCAAGGACCTGTTTATCGAGAAGGACGCCTCCATCAACCAGGAGATCGAGCGTCTGCGGCACTCCACGACGCGCAGCCTGCTCACCCGGCGGGACACCATTGTGGTCGCCTCGGTGTCGTGCATCTACGGCTTGGGCGACCCCGCCGAGTACCGCGCGCTGAACCTCATCCTCAAGGTCGGCGAGAAGGTGGGGCGCGACGAGATCTTGGGCCGCCTGGTCACCATGCAGTACGAGCGCAACGACATTGAGATGGCGCCGGGCCGCTTCCGCGCGAAGGGGGACACCGTCGAGGTCTGGCCGAGCTACGACGAGCAGCCGCTGAGAATCGAGCTGTGGGGCGACGACGTGGACCGTATCCAGGTCGTGCATCCCATGACCGGAGACAAGCTGGGCGATCTGGACGCCACCATCGTCTACCCCGCCAAGCACTACGTCTCCAGCGCGGGGAACATCGAGCGGGCCATTGTGACGATCCAGGAGGAGCTGGACCAGCGGCTGGACTACTTCAAGTCGGTCGGCAAGCTGCTCGAAGCGCAGCGGCTCAAGGAGCGCACCCTCTACGACCTGGAGATGCTCAAGGTGCTGGGCTACTGCTCGGGCATCGAGAACTACTCGCGGCACATCGACGGGCGGACGCCGGGGGCTACGCCGTACACCATGCTCGACTACTTCCCGGACGACTTCATCACCTTTATCGACGAGTCGCACGTGACGGTGCCGCAGATCGGCGGGATGGCGAACGGGGACCGGGCGCGCAAACAGACGCTGGTGGACTACGGCTTCCGCCTGCCCTCGGCGATGGACAACCGCCCCCTGAACTTCGACGAGTTCCTGAGCAAGACCGGGCAGACCGTGTTCGTCTCCGCCACCCCCGGCCCCTTCGAGCGCGAGGTCAGCGACTCGGTGGCCGATCAGATCATCCGTCCGACCGGTCTGGTGGACCCACCCGTCACCGTGCGGCCCATTCAGGGCCAGATCGAGGACCTGCTGGGGCGGGTGCGCGAGCGGGCGAACAAGGGCGAACGCACCCTCGTCACCACCCTCACCAAGCGGATGTCGGAGGACCTCACCGAGTACCTGCTCGAAAAGGGCGTCAAGGCGCGGTATATGCACTCGGACATCGACTCGGTGGAGCGCCAGGTCATCATCCGCGACCTGAGATTGGGGCACTACGACGTGCTGGTCGGCATCAACCTGCTGCGCGAGGGGCTGGACCTGCCGGAGGTCTCGCTCGTCGCCATCCTCGACGCCGACAAGCCGGGCTTCCTGCGAAGCGAACGGGCGCTGATCCAGACCATCGGCCGCGCGGCCCGCAACGTGAACGGCGAGGTCGTGCTGTACGGCGACACCATGACCCCGGCGATGGAATCCGCGATGGAGGAGACCCGGCGCCGCCGCGAGAAGCAGATCGCCTTCAACGAGGAGCACGGCATCACGCCGACCACCGTGGTCAAGGGCGTCCGCAACGTGATCCGCGGCGAGGAGGTCGAGGGCGAGATCAGCTCCGAGACGGTCGGCGACGACCGCGACGCGCTGACCGCGCAGCTCACCGACCTGGAACTCGACATGTGGCAGGCGTCCGAGGACCTCGACTTCGAGCGGGCGGCCAGTCTGCGCGACCAGATTCGCGCCATCGAGGCGAAACTCCAGGGCAAGGAGTTCAAGCAGGCGACGGTGCCCGGGCAGAAGGTCAGGAGGAAGGGTCGGCGGTAG